The following proteins are co-located in the Solanum pennellii chromosome 8, SPENNV200 genome:
- the LOC107026813 gene encoding U-box domain-containing protein 3-like has protein sequence MGKCHRGNDVASVVLDPPVSTTGHDHFKLWSSFSRASFRRMILDAVRCGGRSHKPSSKSQPPKPVCPSDVRSDCQHKKPAGSDRLSELLRLSESSENEEDVRHKVQMLEELKRVVKWLQSSNVLEGAKEVRRLTKEVSDARTTLALLGAIPPLMALLDSQDSISQIAALYALLNLAIGNDANKAAIVKAGAIHKMLKLVNESPNPDIAEAVVANFLGLSALDSNKPIIGSSGAIPFLVKNLDNTNSCQARQDSLRALYNLSISPLNVFPILESDLIVYIMNKLGDMDVSERFLSILCNLVSVAEARKAISSVPDAFPLLVDVVSWTDAPGCQEKASYILMVMAHKSYGDRQAMIEAGVASALLELTLLGSTLAQKRASRILECLRVDKGKQVSDNYGGMSTTISAPQDCTTYCSSVELKDGMEDDDMMSEEKKAVKQLVQQSLQNNMKRIVKRANLPHEFVPSDHLKTFTSSSTSKSVPF, from the exons ATGGGCAAGTGTCATCGCGGCAACGATGTCGCATCCGTCGTCCTCGACCCTCCTGTTTCCACTACCGGACATGATCACTTCAAGCTCTGGTCTTCGTTTTCTCGCGCATCCTTCCGTCGCATGATCCTTGACGCCGTCCGATGTGGCGGCAGAAGTCATAAGCCTTCTTCCAAGTCTCAGCCACCCAAACCTGTTTGTCCTAGTGATGTAAGATCTGACTGTCAACACAAGAAACCTGCCGGATCCGACAGGTTGTCGGAGCTCTTGAGGCTCTCCGAGTCGTCTGAGAACGAGGAGGATGTACGGCATAAGGTGCAAATGTTGGAGGAGTTGAAGAGAGTAGTCAAGTGGTTACAGAGTAGCAATGTTTTGGAAGGAGCGAAGGAGGTCCGGCGACTAACCAAAGAGGTTTCCGACGCTAGAACCACCCTAGCTTTACTTGGAGCGATTCCACCACTCATGGCGCTGCTTGATTCACAAGATTCCATTTCTCAGATCGCTGCTCTCTATGCTCTGCTTAACCTTGCAATTGGCAATGATGc AAATAAAGCAGCTATCGTTAAGGCAGGGGCTATTCATAAGATGCTCAAGCTAGTTAATGAATCCCCAAATCCAGATATTGCTGAAGCTGTAGTTGCTAATTTTCTTGGGTTGAGTGCTTTAGACTCCAATAAACCCATAATTGGTTCATCTGGAGCAATTCCATTCCTGGTGAAGAATTTGGACAACACAAACAGTTGTCAAGCTCGACAAGATTCTTTGAGAGCGCTTTACAACCTTAGCATCTCGCCTTTGAATGTTTTCCCCATACTTGAGAGTGATCTAATAGTGTATATCATGAACAAACTAGGAGATATGGATGTCAGCGAGAGATTTCTGTCCATTCTTTGCAATCTAGTATCAGTAGCAGAGGCCCGAAAGGCAATTAGTAGTGTACCAGATGCGTTCCCCTTGTTGGTTGATGTTGTGAGTTGGACAGATGCACCAGGTTGCCAAGAGAAAGCATCCTATATTTTGATGGTGATGGCTCACAAATCGTATGGAGATAGACAGGCAATGATTGAGGCTGGAGTTGCTTCAGCCCTGCTTGAATTGACCCTTCTAGGAAGCACATTGGCTCAAAAGCGGGCATCTAGAATCTTGGAATGCTTGAGGGTGGACAAAGGAAAGCAAGTTTCTGATAATTATGGTGGTATGAGCACCACGATATCTGCCCCACAAGATTGTACAACATATTGTTCGAGTGTTGAATTGAAAGATGGGATGGaggatgatgatatgatgagtGAAGAGAaaaaagcagtgaaacaatTAGTCCAGCAGAGCCTGCAGAATAACATGAAGAGGATAGTTAAAAGGGCTAACCTACCCCATGAATTTGTTCCTTCTGATCATTTGAAGACCTTCACGTCAAGCTCAACTTCTAAGAGCGTGCCATTTTGA